The nucleotide sequence AAGCTAATTCTGTTGCTATGCCCAATTGAATATCGCCATTTTCCCGTTCAATAGATAATAAAGCCCGACGGACTTTTCCATCAGGATCTACAACAATATTAGAGATGGCTACTCGGTCAGCCGGCATACTATGAGGAGGATTGACCGACTTAGCGGTGAATTGATCTGTGGCTTTTTCTATTCCGATTAAATTGTTCGTTTCTCTAAAAACTTTGCTCAATTCTTCAGTTCCAGGTTCTACCGGCATATCTCGATAGATATCTAATCCAATCACTCTAGGCTGTTGTTTTTTAATAATCTCAATTGCTTGAGCTAATTGATGATCAGGAATGGGAAAATTATAGTTATGTAGGTCGGGTTCATCAATGGTAACAATTACAATTCTCGAACTGCTGCTTTCTTCGGGTCGCCTACTGATAAAATAATCAAAAGCTCTCATTTCTCCCATCTGAAATAAACCGGCGACACTTCCCGCGATAGTTAAAGCCACCATAGGCGGCACTGTAATCACTATCCCTCGCCATTGTTCGAGCGTTTTTTTAATGGTTGACCACATGGTAGTTCCTCTTGGTGAGTTGACCCGCGAGGTGTAGTTTAAATTGGCTTTTCTGAGGTTTTCAAACTTCAACTTCTACCACCTCAAATCTGATCACAATTTAATGAACTAAGGGTTGCTTAGCAAGCATATTTAGACCTACCGTTGCTGAGTTTAATAAGTCTTGCCAAACCATCATTAATTCTGAATTATTGGGGTCAGCTTCACGGAGTTTTGCTAAAGTATTGATAGCATCGTACCAAAGACCGAATTCTCCGTATAAGGCGGCTTGTTCTAAAGGTTTTGCTTGTTTTAATTGTTCTGTCAAAGTTGAACTCAAAGCAACTCTTTCAATGGTCCCTGCTACTGAAGGATTATCCGGTCTAAGTTTATTATTACACATCATCACAAAAGACCATTTATAGGTTTTCCCTATTTGTAAGTCGAAAGCATCTGCGGGCAATTTCAGCCTAATAATTCCCGCTTTTTTAGGAAGGGGGAAAAAGGTCTGATAATGTTGTTGTTTATTAGAGGAAGATGAAGTCTCTTCTGTGATGCTAAAAAAGGCTACTTCAGTTGATGTCGCGGGTAAATAAACTAAAACTGTTGGATGATCTTGTAATGTTAATGCTTGTTGATTAGCTGGAATAACAGCCGTTAAAAAAGGCCCTATTTGTTGAGCATCTTCTGGACATTTTTCGTCACGTCTTGAAGCTCCTCCTACAGAGGTTCTCGGTTTAGCACTTTCAGGAGGTTTAAAGACAATTTTAGGATTTTTGTTAATGGGTGCATTTTCTTTAGCTAAAAGCAATCCTGAATAGATTATTGTTACTGACTCTACCAAGATTAATAATAATATTAATTGTTTATTAAAATTTTTAAACGTCATTTTACCAAAAAATTAGTTATTTTGCCATATTATAGCCAATTTTCATGAGGTAAACAAGATAGAGAATTTACTGAGGTTAGTAAAAATCATCAGTAAAACTACCCAAAAATTCTGTAAAAATACGGAGTGAATATGCTTAAGCTGATGTGCATTTAAACTGAGTATTATGATGCTACAAAACAGACCCTAAAACCTTTTTCCCACACCCCACACCCCACCTTCACTAATAGTTTATGACACAGGTGCAAGACCTCAATTAAAGCCAATTACCCACTAAGACAAAAGGTGCCCAATAGAAAGGATGCTCAAATTGAGGAGAATTAATCAAGTTTAACTGAGCTAGACGTAAAGCCGCCGCCTTGCTAGTTTGACGGTTTTGCTCAGAGAGTGAGCGATAAAATTCTGTCATTAATTGTGCGGTAGATTCATCTCTAACGGACCATAAGGTAGCGACGGTACTGCGGGCCCCGGAACGCACCGCCATACCAGCTAACCCCAGAGTAGCGCGTTTATCTCCGCTTGCAGTTTGACAGGCACTGAGAACTAATAACTCAATGGGAATCGGGTTTTGTTGTTGGCGAATTCGCAGGAGGTTTTGTAAGTCTTTGACTTTAATGGGATCTTGCCAAGCTAAAATGAAAGTCTCTTCAGGATCAGAACTAAATTGGCCATGAGTCGCTAAATGAATAATCGGGAAAGGAGTTTGCTCTAATTGTTTCGTGAAGCGGCTGCGAGTAAAATCTTGATTAAGTAATTTAGTGGCGATAATTTCTCGAGAGATATCCGCCAATTCTGTTTCGACGGCTGGCAGGGCAGAAAAGCCTTCATTTTTTTCACTAACTCCGGCTAAAATAGCTTTAATATTTTTAGTGCTTAAAGCTTGAGGGTCGAGAAGTTGTAAGCCGGGAGTCAAAGCAATTTTATACTTTTCTATGAGATAGTTTTGCCCATCATAAAGCGCAGACATGGGTAAATTGCGTAAAAAACCATCGAGAACAAAAACCAGGGTTTCTACCTTGGCGGCGGTCAATTTTTCTTGAGCCGGATGAATCAACCAATTGTATACTTGTTGAGATAATTGTAAACGAATTTGATTAGAATAAGCGGGATTAAACGATTGAAATAATAAGTCTAAAGTATTTTCGATTTCCTCTTGAGAAATCCGAGTCTCATAGTAGCTTAGAGGTTGTCCTGGTAAAGATAAAATAACGGCTAAACGATCTTTTAAAATGATGGCATAAATAACAGCCGCCGTTTGATCGATTTGATCAATTTGTTTAGGTTGGGCTGTAATACAAGCTTCCCGAAAGAAATTTTCTAATTCGGCTAATTGGAGAGATTCAAGGACTTGACGAGCTTGCTGAAGATGAGGTTGACTAATGGGAGTTGAGGGGGTTAAAGGAGTTAATAATAATCGGATTAAATCTCGATAGACAGGTTCTACACTTTCTCGAAAAGAAAACTGCACATCAGGATTGATCGCCACTAAATCCTTGCGTAAGCTTTGGAGGGTGTCAACCGCCGCCGTATTAGCCGCGATCGCTTGGGGGTAATTTCCTTGCGCTTCTAGTAATCTGGCCAGTTGCCATTGCCACTGATAAATGATATCGTCTGCATTGATGGCGAGTGCGAGTTGTCTGGCTTGTTCAGTTAAGTCTTGAGCTTCTCTCCATTGTTGTTTAAGTTCATATAGTCTCCCTAATGTACCTAAAGCATAAGCCTGGGACCTTAGATCAAAGAGGGTTTTTGCCGCTTGAACCGAGGAAGCGAGTAACGAAGCTAACTGGCGAGAGCGTGTATCGGTGAGCAAGGGGGAAGCTTCCATCAGATTAGAAGCAAAATTGACAATTGCATAGATACTACGACGACTCGGGGTTAGAGTAGGCACTCGAGACTCAATTTGAGATAAAACGATAGTCGCGTTTTCCCATTGTTGCAGTTTGATCAATAAACTGAGTTGATTAATTTGAGCTTCTAGTTGTAGGAGAGTGTCAGGGGCCATATCAGCCGCTTGTTGATAATACTTTAAAGCTTGTGAATGTTTATCCTCTAAGCGCATGATATTACCCAGACTTAAGAGAGTAGTAGACTGACTATTTTTATCGGCTAATTTTTGACTAATGGCTAAACTTTCTTGGAGAATTTCTTGAGCGTTTTTGAGGTCCCCGATGCTGGATAAAGCCACGCCGAGACTTTGTAACCCGCTTGCTTTCAGGGAAGAATCGGGTTGAGATTGTAAAGTTTGAGCGACTCGAGTTAAGATTTGTTGGGAGCGTCGATAGAGTCCTAATTGCTGTAAGGCTTGAGCTTGGTTAATTTGTGTTCCTATGCGTCCCTCTTGGTCCCCGAGTTGAGTATATAAGGATTCTGCTTCTTGCCAGGTAGCGAGCGCGTTTTCCGTTTCGCCTTGAGCTAATTGAAGACTACCTAGGGTGTTTAAAACCGGAGCGCGAATGGAGATTGTTTCTTGTGTAGATCGATTTTTGAGCAGTTCTAGGCTTTGATTAATGGCTGTTTGAGCATTGTTCCATTGTCCGGTAGCTTGGTAAGCTAGGGATAGATAATTTAAACTTAAGGCTTGACGGAGAGGATCGCCTTGCTGTTGATAGGTTTCGGCGGCTTGTTTCCAGATTTCAATAGCTTGATTAAATTGTCCGTCTCTATAGAATTGTCTGCCCTCTTCGAGGAGGTGTTGTGCTATGGGGATAACCGGCGGTTGACCCACTGCGCTATGTATGCCAGTCACGAGGAAGAGAGTTAGGACTGCTACCCATAAATATTGACTTTTTTTAAAGTTTATGATATAAGCAAAACATCTTTTTGCCCGCATCATCAAAAATTGAGCCGTATTTTTGATCAATAATAGGCGCATAAAGCTTGTTACCCTCTCGATTAATTTTTCTATTTTTTCCTCTCTTGGTTCCCTTCTAAATTACAACTGCTAGGTTGCGCTGATGAAACGGATATTTTTTGGTTGGGGTTGTGGGAAATGAGAG is from Gloeothece verrucosa PCC 7822 and encodes:
- a CDS encoding DUF928 domain-containing protein, whose product is MTFKNFNKQLILLLILVESVTIIYSGLLLAKENAPINKNPKIVFKPPESAKPRTSVGGASRRDEKCPEDAQQIGPFLTAVIPANQQALTLQDHPTVLVYLPATSTEVAFFSITEETSSSSNKQQHYQTFFPLPKKAGIIRLKLPADAFDLQIGKTYKWSFVMMCNNKLRPDNPSVAGTIERVALSSTLTEQLKQAKPLEQAALYGEFGLWYDAINTLAKLREADPNNSELMMVWQDLLNSATVGLNMLAKQPLVH
- a CDS encoding CHAT domain-containing protein — protein: MRLLLIKNTAQFLMMRAKRCFAYIINFKKSQYLWVAVLTLFLVTGIHSAVGQPPVIPIAQHLLEEGRQFYRDGQFNQAIEIWKQAAETYQQQGDPLRQALSLNYLSLAYQATGQWNNAQTAINQSLELLKNRSTQETISIRAPVLNTLGSLQLAQGETENALATWQEAESLYTQLGDQEGRIGTQINQAQALQQLGLYRRSQQILTRVAQTLQSQPDSSLKASGLQSLGVALSSIGDLKNAQEILQESLAISQKLADKNSQSTTLLSLGNIMRLEDKHSQALKYYQQAADMAPDTLLQLEAQINQLSLLIKLQQWENATIVLSQIESRVPTLTPSRRSIYAIVNFASNLMEASPLLTDTRSRQLASLLASSVQAAKTLFDLRSQAYALGTLGRLYELKQQWREAQDLTEQARQLALAINADDIIYQWQWQLARLLEAQGNYPQAIAANTAAVDTLQSLRKDLVAINPDVQFSFRESVEPVYRDLIRLLLTPLTPSTPISQPHLQQARQVLESLQLAELENFFREACITAQPKQIDQIDQTAAVIYAIILKDRLAVILSLPGQPLSYYETRISQEEIENTLDLLFQSFNPAYSNQIRLQLSQQVYNWLIHPAQEKLTAAKVETLVFVLDGFLRNLPMSALYDGQNYLIEKYKIALTPGLQLLDPQALSTKNIKAILAGVSEKNEGFSALPAVETELADISREIIATKLLNQDFTRSRFTKQLEQTPFPIIHLATHGQFSSDPEETFILAWQDPIKVKDLQNLLRIRQQQNPIPIELLVLSACQTASGDKRATLGLAGMAVRSGARSTVATLWSVRDESTAQLMTEFYRSLSEQNRQTSKAAALRLAQLNLINSPQFEHPFYWAPFVLVGNWL